One window of the Eucalyptus grandis isolate ANBG69807.140 chromosome 6, ASM1654582v1, whole genome shotgun sequence genome contains the following:
- the LOC104453784 gene encoding WASH complex subunit 3, producing MPPSRPPPPPPSGTPVSSAAFTEKKSLKELLSDSFDDDDDDDDGNDEGDEKPPPKPFWQFKRSSSLNCDVAKSKGLIRSLQFLSRSNSTGSVPNPKDKFPVKDNPRQNLQKQPSISSRRSSSDSYQSSFGMPFSYGPSQSQKPPTKKRYGPGVRVNPVLNFQPHITIGTVSLFGLGSLFCNGKVRKKKK from the coding sequence ATGCCGCcgtctcgtcctcctcctcctcctccatctggGACTCCGGTTTCTAGTGCCGCGTTCACGGAGAAGAAGAGTCTGAAGGAGCTCCTGTCGGACAGcttcgacgacgacgacgacgacgacgacggcaaTGACGAGGGGGATGAGAAGCCGCCACCGAAGCCGTTCTGGCAGTTCAAGCGCAGCAGCAGCCTCAATTGCGACGTTGCCAAGAGCAAAGGACTGATCCGGTCGCTGCAGTTCCTCTCGCGGAGCAACTCGACCGGTTCAGTTCCGAATCCAAAGGACAAATTCCCCGTCAAGGATAACCCGAGGCAGAATTTGCAGAAACAGCCCTCCATATCAAGCCGAAGATCATCGTCGGACTCATATCAATCCTCCTTCGGCATGCCATTTTCGTACGGCCCGTCGCAATCGCAGAAGCCCCCGACGAAGAAACGATACGGGCCTGGCGTGAGGGTCAATCCCGTATTAAATTTTCAGCCCCACATCACGATCGGGACGGTGAGCTTGTTCGGGCTCGGCTCCCTGTTCTGTAATGGCAAGgtcaggaagaagaagaaatga
- the LOC104453786 gene encoding universal stress protein A-like protein codes for MANVLLANGFDRNVMVAIDESDYSHYALMWALDNLKESVERSTLLIFMAHPPPRPVSTFQASLSSARVYCSVSPTPDLVKSVEANNKKLTSAYLDKAKEICANRGVRAETIADVGDPKVAICDAVLKYNVSLLVMGERGIGKIRRALIGV; via the exons ATGGCGAATGTGCTGCTGGCTAATGGCTTCGACAGGAACGTGATGGTGGCGATCGATGAGAGCGACTACAGCCACTACGCGCTTATGTGGGCGCTCGACAACCTCAAGGAGTCCGTCGAGCGGTCCACGCTCCTCATCTTCATGGCTCACCCTCCTCCTCGGCCCGTCAGCACTTTCCAAGCCTCCCTCAGCTCTGCTCGCGTGTATTGCTCTGTTTCACCCA CTCCGGACCTTGTCAAGTCTGTCGAAGCAAACAACAAGAAGCTCACTTCGGCCTACTTGGACAAAGCCAAGGAGATTTGTGCTAACCGAGGG GTAAGGGCTGAAACAATTGCAGATGTCGGGGATCCTAAAGTGGCCATATGCGATGCTGTTCTAAAGTACAACGTTAGTCTTCTCGTTATGGGGGAGCGTGGAATTGGAAAGATAAGAAG GGCTCTAATCGGAGTGTGA
- the LOC104453787 gene encoding uncharacterized protein LOC104453787: MNLLQNPPFLSEILSRSWSDEAFVSQAFEVCKWSAILLATLACFGTLCHGVVKFSSLGFLKSAPLAAQQPLVPDFDDSDDDDTCSSSASEEGDGRSDEDELSSPPDDRSHGDFLFRVAGSGGSQLRRRRSFADNLSQFVLGKSVVKLWDRSDSRLLRLQDANGEFVGRFCQVLASPRSPVAVVSAGLNNLGKIALNVWDSRVGFRIPAIVAEWEPSAGGEVTVGDLRNVASPVEGSSGADAERWWDADAAVAFDEFGQD, encoded by the coding sequence ATGAATCTTTTGCAGAACCCACCTTTTCTTTCTGAGATCTTGTCTCGATCGTGGTCTGACGAAGCATTCGTTTCGCAAGCCTTCGAAGTCTGCAAATGGAGCGCCATCCTTCTTGCGACGCTCGCTTGCTTCGGCACGCTGTGCCACGGAGTCGTCAAGTTCTCGTCCCTTGGATTCCTGAAGAGCGCTCCCCTCGCGGCTCAGCAGCCTCTTGTCCCCGATTTCGACGATAGCGACGACGACGACACTTGCTCGTCGTCAGCGTCGGAAGAAGGCGATGGCCGGTCGGACGAAGACGAGCTTTCCTCCCCCCCGGACGACCGCTCGCATGGCGACTTCCTTTTCCGGGTCGCGGGCTCCGGGGGCTCGCAGCTCCGGCGGCGTCGCAGCTTCGCGGACAACCTGTCGCAGTTCGTCCTGGGCAAGAGCGTCGTGAAGCTTTGGGACAGGTCGGACAGCAGATTGCTGCGGCTGCAGGACGCGAACGGAGAGTTCGTCGGGAGGTTCTGCCAGGTCCTGGcgtcgccgaggtcgcccgTGGCCGTCGTGTCGGCGGGGCTGAACAACCTGGGGAAGATCGCGCTCAACGTCTGGGACAGCCGGGTCGGGTTCCGGATCCCCGCCATAGTCGCCGAGTGGGAGCCGAGCGCCGGCGGCGAGGTGACGGTCGGAGACCTCAGGAATGTCGCCTCGCCGGTGGAGGGTTCGTCGGGAGCCGATGCGGAACGGTGGTGggacgccgacgccgccgtcGCCTTCGACGAGTTTGGACAAGACTAG
- the LOC104455706 gene encoding VQ motif-containing protein 8, chloroplastic → MSPAKSPDRGDPNATATAAAAAAATRREINGPRPPLLKIHKDSHLIKKAASHHYSSSSSSNNSSSSCSSSLSNPNHHLPADPSQQQQQQQQQQPRRLQQPQGARPVIIYTHSPKIIHTKARDFMALVQKLTGCHQHDKGEPVPAPDPPQPQIAPTDDETTLNKRDASSSVLSEDRRSGSVPAIHEANCVSPIPSHQNALISDIPLFTPNAADFFLSPGQRMYRYPYSAYMSPSTANRIISPSIAEFMKEMPEC, encoded by the coding sequence ATGAGCCCTGCAAAATCTCCCGATCGCGGTGATCCCaacgccaccgccaccgccgccgccgccgccgccgccaccaggAGGGAGATCAACGGCCCGCGCCCGCCGCTGCTCAAGATCCACAAGGACTCCCACCTCATCAAGAAGGCCGCCTCCCATCActattcctcctcctcctcttccaatAACTCGTCCTCCTCCTGCTCGTCTTCCCTGTCGAACCCTAATCATCATTTGCCCGCGGACCCgtcgcagcagcagcagcagcagcagcagcagcaaccgCGGCGGCTGCAGCAGCCTCAGGGAGCCCGCCCCGTCATCATCTATACTCATTCGCCGAAGATCATCCACACCAAGGCCCGGGATTTCATGGCCCTCGTCCAGAAGCTCACGGGGTGCCATCAGCACGATAAGGGCGAACCGGTTCCTGCTCCAGATCCGCCTCAGCCGCAAATAGCGCCGACTGATGATGAGACCACTCTTAACAAACGGGATGCATCGTCCTCGGTCTTGAGTGAGGATAGACGAAGTGGTTCTGTCCCAGCGATCCACGAAGCTAATTGCGTCTCCCCGATTCCGAGCCACCAAAACGCATTGATTTCAGATATCCCGCTGTTTACGCCGAACGCCGCGGATTTTTTCCTGTCCCCAGGACAGAGAATGTACAGATACCCTTATTCTGCTTACATGTCTCCAAGCACAGCGAACCGGATTATATCGCCTTCCATAGCCGAGTTCATGAAAGAAATGCCAGAATGCTGA